The genomic stretch TGGTCCCCATAGATATCCATAATGCAAAGTTGTGGGATGTTTGTGACAACAGCATTGGAATGGTTTACAATTTAGAAGTGAGTAGAGCAATAGTTAGAATGATGTTTTGGACAGATATAAAATGGCCATGTCTTAAATGAGTATTTGTGCAGTGCACATCAGTTTGAGCAGGTTTTTTGGGTCAGTAAATAGTACAATTTTCTCTGAGCAAGATTGCAGGATTTGTAGACCGTGGAAGGAGCATTCTTGATGTTGCCCAAACCCCATTCCAAAACTTCCAATAAAATCATGATAGCAGGAGAGACTCTGGTCAGTCAGGCTTGATGCACTGTGGTGCGTCTTAAATTATAACCACTTGTCTCCCTCTGAAGCAGGGAAACATACCTGTAGTCCCATCCGGGCTATAGTTGATGGTAGATGGACATCCATATAGGGAGCAAGCGGTTTCTTTATGGCCATATCCTTGTGCTGATTTGGCTCAGCTTTCCTGTAAGTGGTGCAAATCTGAACcagtaaaaacaaaactgctgggatacacagcaggtctggaagcatcaatGGAAAAGGAAACTGTGGAGGTTTTGCGTTCTTCATTAGAACTGGGAAAAGTTAGGAAGAGGGTAGAAGCAGAACAAGTAAAGGAAGGTCAGATTGGACGGAAAGAAGTTAATAGGTTAAATAACGGAAGGTTAATGGTACAAGTCAACCATGTGGTAATAGTACAAATGAAAAGAAACCAAAGGTGTGACTAGAGGAGTTATGAATGACAGAAGAATTGCAACAAGatgaaaaataatttctcctGCCTTTGGATGGATGTTATATTTGAACTGGAATTTGGGTGTCCACATCAAATCTCATTATTGGTCATCTTACCTCCAGTTCAAGATGGTGCAATAGGTTTGTGAGAGACAATGCAATAAAGTAGAAAATCCTATCCCTTGTGATGATTTGTTTTAAGCACCCTTGGTAACATGTTATATAACACCTATTGTAACTGTGTTCTCTTCCCTCAATCTCAATTAAATTATTGCATTGTGGAGAGAGATTGCATTTGGCTTTGGGAAGAAATTCCTTGCTTGCCTCTTGGTGAGGAAGTGTCATTTGCTCCTTGCAGGATTGGTGGTTTCAGTGATAAAGAAGCTGGGCAAGATTGGATATAACATGTCACTGGCTCTTATTAGTGGATTTGCCTGGTTTTAAGCATTATTTTGCTATGCACTGTTGGGAATGCAAACAAAGCAAATACTGAAATCTTCCTTCACTAGTGTAACTACCCTGTTTCAAGCTGGTTTGCTCTTACTTGGACACATTTCCAAAATGTGGAATTTTGTAGTTGGCAATACCATACATTGTAATTAACTTGGCTTCAGTGTTGATCCAATTTGAAACACATTTTGTCACTGGGACATTAACAAGGACAACAATAGAATCTGGAGCAGTACTAAAATAATTAGTCAACAAAATGGCTAGTTTCTCAATATGATATGGTCCTAGTGTGGATTTAATTTCGTTTTTTTCTTAACTTTTTATAGCACCTCGGTAtatcttttgaaacaaaaaaaacacggTAGCCACTACATATGAATAtgttaagaacaggagtaggcccttccACCCTTTTGGCCTACTCCTCCATTTGATAAGATTATGATTgaggcctcaactccactttcctgcctacttTCAATAACTATTGACTTCATTGTTAGttgagaatctatctacctctgtcttaaaaatatctGATGACCCTCAGCAGTTCACAAGAATCATGTCACAGTTAAATCTGACTTTTGTAACTTGGATGATGTGAGAATCTGGGGTGAAAAATAATCCATTGCTATGCTGATTTCAATTTCAGTGTTCTGTAGAAGTCAAGCTGTTGCATTTAAGGTTTAGTGTTCTTTGTGATATTTGTGCTTTATAGAGGCTAAAGAAAGTGCACAAAGGACCTCCAAGCGACTGGCTGAAAAGAGACAGAAGGAGCAGTGTGAGGTTTCTATGAATGAAGATTCCACGCTACCTTCAGTCACTGCcattcctcctccaccaccaccactaccaccaccatctgtttcagctcccagTAATCCAGCGTTTAAAACTCCTCTGAGAGGCAAATTGAACCTTCACACAGTGAGTAATCAGCTTCAAAGGAAGCATGGCTAGAGTGGTAAGCTTGACGTCTGCTTTATTGTTTGTAGGTGCAACAGACTTGTGGGCTGGAGAAAGAGACTATCACTGAATGGAAAGTGCTCGGGAGAACAGTATACAAAATCAGATGGACAAAGGAAGGTCTGAGTTTTTTCATGTATaaggaaaaaaaaggaagaattgCATCTACATAACCCCTTTCGCAAGTTCAGTAAACCTCAATGTACTTTACAAACGACAATGTAtgttgaagtgtagtcattgttttAATGTAGGAATTAGTGCAGCTGATTTGAGCAACGGAAGGTTAAGATTTGTTTTCTGTGTTGCAGAGAGAAGCAAAGGTTTTGGCAACTCCAGCTCTGTTGGACAGCTACGGACTGGGCAGGCTCAATCGACGCTGTAAAAGGTGAGGAGATGGTATATTTAATTTGAAGCGTACTGATTAAAATTTAGAATTTGGCCTTGACTTTTGATAGCATTTCTCAATCCTGTTCAGTCTGCCTGGTGGTTAGCTATGTTAGTTTGTAGAGTGATAAATGGGGGCATCTAGCATTTTTGACTGAGAGCTCCACCTTTTATCCTCCTTCCTATTGATCCTAGTTCGGGGTGGCAATAAGACTGTGGATGCTGCTACTGACTTTTGGGGTGGGGAAATAGATTATCACCAAATTGAAAGCAGGAGGGAAAGTAGTTGGGAGGTAACAGAAAGCTATACGTCCTTACAGTTTGTGAACTGTATAGGTATGCTCCACACAACATTCAgaattatgttcagcatttaGTATGTCCACATTTTCCAGATATCAAGTTGCTAGCACTAAGATATCTTAGTATCCTACTTTTTGGGTTCATCtgacaatagaacatagaacattacagcacagtacatgcccttcggccctcgatgttgtgccaacctgtcataccgatctgaagcccatctaacctacactattccatgtacgtccatatgctcatccaatgatgacttaaatgtacctaaaattggtgaatctacaactgttgcaggcaaagcgttccgttcccttgctactctgagtaaagataaGGCAATAATCTGGTTGTATTAGTGAAAGGATTTAAGGAAAGttacagaaagaaaaatagacTCAGATTCTTCTTTGCTGGATGGTTTTAAAATAGCTTCATTGTATTAAGTATTCAACACACTAAATAGATATTGCACTAAAAGAGAAGGATAAAATTACTTGAAAAAATTGACTATGTAGTTACATGTCAACCATTTGAGATCACATGTTCCAGTTTTGTAATGAAAAAGGAAATAAGGAAGAATGAGATTTCTAGAATGTGCTATATGGGGAGTCAACAGCCTAGTGGTACTTTCAGTAGACTGTTACtctgttctggagacctgggttcgaattatgtcatggcagatggtggaatttgaattcagtaaaaagaaaatctggaattaagaggctaatgaccctgaatccattgccTTTtaatcctttagggagggaaactgccatccttgtcaGGTCTGTACTTCATATGACTCTAGACAGCCACTGATGTatttgactcataactgccttctgaccaattaggaatgggcaataaatgctggcctagacagcaatgccatcatcccatgaatgaattaaaaataaacaatgtgTTTGCCTAAATGAGTATACCAGTAGTCACTGTACATTCTATGTATTAGTTTCTGCTCAAAGATGGTCACTTAGACCACCATGAGATATGAACTCTTTGCATTTAAAGGTTTTATAAATCTCCTTCTTGGTTTGGTTTTTCTAGTGAGATCACGAAATGattttcttctgaattttctATTCGTCATAATAGAGGCAGTTTCACAATGTAACAGGCTAAAATTCCCACTACCATAAAGAGGCCTAGGTTCACGTGATAAAGATGACTTAGAGCTTGTCTGAGCAGTAATTTGGGAGTACTGGGTGGAAGTTCATTAGTACGCTAAGGAAATGCagcacaaaatattcattcattttcATTTGGACTAGTGCAAATGTTGGAGTAACTTCATTCTGTGCCTGGCAAGTTTGGAAATTCTTGGAACTTTTTCTGGAAAAAACTTTGGTAGCCTAAATAGGAAAGGTGCCACTCTCATGTACATAACAGAAAACCTAAATCTAGAATTTGCATATGAAATAAATCGCACTAATTGAGCACTCTGTGCTTTTAATCTCTTTTTATGGATTTCCTTATAAGTGGTGTGCATCTAGTATTGCAGATCTGAGagttcctgaaggtgacaataGCACTGAACCTGTCCAAAGTATCCACTCTGAACTTCTGGCTGCAAACCATTTTGAGAGACTACGATCAACAGGCATCCATCGGTATGTCAAAAGCTTTGTTACGGTGTCTACCTGAAGATGTGATCTCATAGTTACTACTGTTCTTCTAATTAGTGACATAGGAAAACCATTTTCAGAAATGGTTCCTCAGGACAAAGTCCCAGAGGTTTTCAGGGCATTCCCAATGCAGTACGCTTGATACTTACACCTCCATTTGACCTGCTACGTAGAAAAGACTCAATCCTTGCACATCTCTATGCTGTCTGTTGCCGTATTGCAAACagctgttagtttttttttctgatgtggATCAGAATTCATTCTGAAGTAGGAGATCACAAAGATTAGGAAAGATATGAATAAAGCTAAGTTGATTGAGAAAGCCATAAGTGCTTCATTTAAACCAAAATGGAGTTGGGTAAAATAAGATGTAATGTAATGCCCAGTTTCAGAAGGAAGAGGGGCAGAAGATAGGGAAACTATAGGCCAGCTAGCTTGACCTTGgttattggtaagattttagagcgCATTGAGGATGGGATTGCAGGGTGCTTGGAAGTGCATGACAAAATAGGACAgagtcagcaggcctggcagcatctgtgaaggagtagacagagttaacgtttcgggtccggtgacccttcttcagaactgacggtggctgggaaaacatcagtttatatgcagaaaatagggaggtgggtggggtagggagtaaatgataggatatagcccaaagagagagaaagacagttggacagacaaaggaggtcTTGGACAGACGAGgagtgtgggcaaagaagtggcaggtgaaatACAATTTGGGAAAGTctaaagttatgcactttggctggAAGGAGAGAGGCATAGTCTGTTTTCTGAagcacagagggacttgggagtcctagtttaggattcctttaaggttaacatgcaggttcagttgactgttaggaaggcaaatgttagcattcatttcatgaGTGATATTATACAAGAGCAGAGATCTACTGagtctttataaagctctggtcagacctcatttggaatattgtagcATTTTGGGCTGCATATCCAACGAAGGATGTGCTGGCGTTGGGAGAGCGTCCAGAAGTGAATTACAACAGtgatcctgggatgaagggcttgtcatgtgaggtacagttgaggactctgggtctgtagtTGATGGAATTTacgatgagggggaatctgatcaAAACTTAGAATAATGAGAAGTCTGAAAAGCATGTAAGTGAagagagactaggatctgagggcacagcctgaaAGCGAAGGGATGTCCCTTTAGAACTGTGATGATTTTCTTCAgcctgagggtagtgaatctgtggaactcattgccacagaggattgtggaggccaaatcactaTTTAAGACAAAGGTAGATGAGTTCTTACTTTTTAAAGGGGATCAAGgcttatgaggagaaggcaggtgaGTGGGGTTGAGAagtatatcagccatgattgaatagcagagtagactcgatgggctgaatggcccaattctacTTCTCTATCTTATGATCTAAAAGAGCACTTCGACCTAAATAAGCCAGCATTGTGCACAATTGTTTGCTGGATTATTCCCAACTCTCTTAAATGCTGCACATATTTATGTAATTTTGAAGTTGTTTTCTGTTAATAAAACTAGATCTTAATAATTCCATCTAGTTTTGTGTTTATTGGTTATtgatgaaaatgaggaatagTTGCAGGTTGATTGTTTGAGTATGCACCTTTGTGACATAATCTTAAACCAGTGATTAATATTCAACTAATTTTGTCTTTTCAATAGTGTTGTAAGAGTTGCTGAACATTTGATGTCAATGTCATAAAACAGTTCAAAGAGTCTGCTTTAATGTGGTACACAATCTGCAACACTGTCAACTAATCAACTTTACTGCTTCAGTTCCTACTGCATTATACCAACAATATGTCACTACCAAGATTCTGCATTTAATTTCTAAACTGGAGTACTCTAGCATTTATTAAAACAACAAAAGTGCTGATGGAACTCTGGTCAAGTTGCATCTGTGGAGGTatacacagagttaacattgcaaatTGAATATGACTTGAATTCTGTAGAAGATTAATATTGGAtatcaaatgttaactctgtttctctctccagcaaTGTTATGGGACCTGTAGAGTGTCTCCAGCACCTTGTTTTcatttgattttcagcatctgtaaaactttatttttaatcttGTAGTAAATTCATTTTATGTATTGTAAAATTAACCACTTAAACTCTCCTTGATACCATTGGTTTCATTGCCTGTTGATCTCATGATGTTAACACTTATAATATCTTTCTTTACTAATTAAATCATAAAATACATATGTTTGTACTGAGTAACAATCTCCTGCTTGCTCCTTTTGTAGGTCTCCAGGTGGCACTCCATCCAAAATCCCCAAAAGTCAGCGAGTACAGGAAGGGGAAGTATGTTCTCCTGCATCTGCCTTTAATACAACATTATTGAATAAATTTCGCAATACAAAGAGCCCAATTGAGAGTGTTCCACGATCACCATccagcagtgacagtgagagttcTGGATTCGCTACACCTCCAGGCAGCCCATGAGTGAGGAACCCTGTAACTTCAACTCCCAAGAGTGACTGAAATCTCCAGCTCTGTCTGCCTCTTAAAGGGTTTTAACTTAAATGTCTGGTCTTAGTCAAATATTGACATGAAGAAGATGTGATCTGATGTAATATTACCTGAGTAATAAGTGCTTCTGATCCAAAATCATCTTTTTGAAAAAGAATCCTTATCTTTTAAACAGTCAGCAAAAATAATTTCATTCACTTGTTCCTGCCTATACTTCCACTATTTTTTAATGTTTGCAAATCTCAAAATTGACAAGGTTGTGGGACAATCTCTATTGCACTTTATATAATTCAATTCTTGAAATGATTGTGAGTTCTACCTTTTTTGAGACCGTGGCAACTGGGTGCAAATCAGTTTAATATCGGGTGCTTCTTAGCTGTTATTTTATCAAGAAATGTACAAAGTGcaagaaaatgtttttgtttttaattgagcAGAATGTGTACTTCCAAATATATTTTGCAATGTCAGTCACCACAAAGGTGCCATGTTTTAACTAACATGGAATCTGTATATAAATCTGGAAGCATTGGTTTTACAAAGTGAGGAACTCCGATTAGCTTTCACTTCTGCAGCCCTTTTGCATGAACCCAGAAAAATGTGATGCAAATTGTGCCTCTATTCCTTATTAATGTCATTTAATATTTTCCTTCTGTTATTTAGCTACAGAGATGATAAAATTTTTTGAGTGGTAAAATTTCTACAACATATCATAGCCATAAGCTGTTGAACATGTATAAATTCGCTTGATGTTCCTTGTTTCTGACTTACTGTAATTTTACGAGTATTGTTtgttcatttgaaaacaaaaaaaatggaatttttaTGAAGCAATGATGATAATACCAGAAGTGCTAGTTTTCTATTCCTAGCTTTTCAAACTGAAGAGGATTGTGTCTGATTGTATGTAACACAAATTAGGGTATGAATTTATTGCTGGGATGCACCTACTAAGTGAAATCAAAGGCATTCTCCCAGGACCTGGGCTGCCAATAATTGTTAAAGGACAACAAGGCTATCTGAACAGTACACGATAGTTCAAGGCACTTGTTGAAACCCATTTAGAGTCTGTCTTGGCCAACAGACTAATTCACTTCTTGTTACAATCTCAAAGGTGCTTCTCAGATATTTTCTTTCACTGCTTGCCTTGAA from Stegostoma tigrinum isolate sSteTig4 chromosome 26, sSteTig4.hap1, whole genome shotgun sequence encodes the following:
- the LOC125464359 gene encoding uncharacterized protein LOC125464359, with the translated sequence MMETLEEFDQEYPLSKMFCKRITKEEFESEALTYTEKALQDLFHTMDQNPSLCERVVRKRKQAELEKAGLKSFIKAKFFTAVDGRLNRCNAVGIDELQERLQHLKNEMRKVQMYACEAKESAQRTSKRLAEKRQKEQCEVSMNEDSTLPSVTAIPPPPPPLPPPSVSAPSNPAFKTPLRGKLNLHTREAKVLATPALLDSYGLGRLNRRCKSIADLRVPEGDNSTEPVQSIHSELLAANHFERLRSTGIHRSPGGTPSKIPKSQRVQEGEVCSPASAFNTTLLNKFRNTKSPIESVPRSPSSSDSESSGFATPPGSP